GATAGTAATGTATGCCCTGGGAGACcaaggcctctgcctccccacagtAGCAACTGTGTTCTCTAAGACTGAAGCAGTAACCAGAAAATATAGTGTTTGGGAAAGGAGAAGCCAGCAGAACCAGCTGAGGTCCTTAAAGCCCCACAGACAGTTCTAAAGAACCAATTTCCCAAgatgatcatagtggagcatgcctttaatcccagcacttgggagacagacataagatctctgagttcaaggccagcctggtctacagagtgagttcaatatagccagggctatacaaagaaaccctgtctcgaaaaaccgaaataCAAGTAAATATAAAAGAAGCAATTTCTCATTCTATCAGCTGTCCAGTGTGCCATGCACTATGCAGAAATCACGAAAGGGTAAAGGGTTTTAGGTTAGACAGATATGACCTCCATGTCTGGATTGAAGCATCCTGAGAGCaatatgaaaaacagaaaacgGTATCCCATAAGACAGCATCTTCAGTAGCCAGGGACCAGAAGTGGACTGAAAGATGTGACAGCCATGAGACAATGGGTGTCGTCACCAAGCCATGTAAAAGGAAGGTGTAGGTAAGGCTAGAACTACATTTTTGTTCTAGGGAGGGTGAAACTAGTGCTGGTTACCACATGGAGACGGAGGAGAAAAGGGTTAGGGTGGGGGCAGGTTGCATATGTGAATTTAATTGACTTGAGCAAGCCCAAGTAAAGGGGCTAGAGACATTAAGAGGGTGATGTTCACCCTTAGATGTGACACAGCACGCAAAGGAAGGGGCACTGAACTGTCTCATCCACAGATCGCAGCCTTCTTCGCTGAGTCTCTGCCCAGTGTGAGTGGACAGATCATTCCCCCTGCTGGCTACTTCTCCCAGGTGGCAGAGTGAGTAGATGGGCAGGCTCTGCCCAAGGGAGGGCAAACTGTACCTGGGTTTCCTGGGGTCAATTCCAAATTCCAACTACAGTCCAGCCTGCCTGCCAGAAATTTCTGAAACAAAACCCGTAAAGAAACCGTAGGCCCAAGGTGAGGACTCAACCTCCCAGCTCCTTGTCACCTCAGCACAGCCCTGTTGGCcatctgtcctccacaggcacatcCGCAGAGCCGGAGGGCTCTTTGTGGCAGATGAGATCCAGGTTGGTTTTGGCCGCATAGGCAAGCACTTTTGGGCCTTCCAGCTGGAGGGAGAAGACTTTGTCCCCGACATTGTCACCATGGGCAAGTCCATCGGCAATGGTCACCCTGTTGCCTGCATGGCCACTACCCAAGCTGTGTCAAGGGCATTTGAGGCTACCGGTGTAGAATACTTCAACACGGTGAGTAAAGTTGCAGGACAGGGGCTCTACTACTAAAGCCTTCAGGGCTACCGCTGGACCCAGCATACCATCCTCCAGGAAGCTGCAGTTAGggcaagtttttttgtttgtttttttgtatatGAGAAAGAGACGGGCAgacactcactgtgtagcccactacctctgcctctcaaatgctacaATTAAAGGTGTATGTTATCTCACCTGGCCCAAGTTAGATGCTACTCTGACTCCCAAGGTTTCCTTCTCAGAGATGTAGAAACTTTTCTGGCGGTCAGCATAGAGGAACTAATGGAGTAGGAGATTCATCTGGACACGAGCAGGAAAGGAGCTGGGTAGCCACCATGACTTCCCATAAAAAGCCAATtgaattccccccacccccgaaacagggtttctctgtgtagctctggctgtcctggaactcgctctgtagaacaggctggccttgaactcagaaatccacctgcctctgcttcccaagtgctgggattaaaggcgtgcgccaccaacgcctggCTGCCAATTGAATTTTTGAGGAAGTAAGCTCTTGGCAAGATGTCTGACAGGCAATGAGTCACTGAGCAAGGGAAGCGGGGACTGGTCTGGTTCTTTCAGCAGACTTCACTCTGCCTAAGTGACTGTCTCTGCCATTGGTGGCCTTGATGTCAGGGAAACAATTCCTAGACTCAGTTGTGATACTAGCTTAGTGGACATGGTGTGTCATGGTGCACTATGAGCAGAAGAGACATCCCAGGCAGGAAGTGGACACAGGGTTTAGGGACAAGTAGAGGGAACAGAGAAGTCAGGAGCAAAGTCTGTAGGCAAGCAACAGTCTGTTAGCCAGCTACAGAGGCTTGTTACCTGGAAGGCAGAAGGCCCAATGggccctgaccctgaccctaagTGCATAAGCTGAATTCAGTCCTTGTCTTTGTATAGCCTTCCTCTAGTTAGCTGGGTACTTGGTTATCTCTGTTAaggtttttacatttatttgtatgagtgtgtatgtggttaCTCATGTATAGAGATCAGGGGTCATTGGTTCCTTCTGGGGATCTAACCAGGTTTGGCAACAGGCACTTTAACCAGATGAGCTACCTAGCCATTTGTCCCCTAGCAGGTAACTCTGAACCCATTTGAACCCATGTTGTCTGTTCTAGTTGCTTTTTGGCTTTACTTGAACTCTCATAATGCATGCTAACTCTAGAGATTCTGTGGATTCGTTTTCACCTGACATTATACTGTTTGTTACTCTCATTTTCCCCGCTTTATAAGTAACATCCACACTTGACTCACTCATATAGATGTGCCTTGAGGCTGTCCTTTTCGTCTTGTGAGCATCACTACTGTAAGAATTCTTAACAGCCTGTTCTCCATGTGCAGAAAGATCAGTTACAAACTAACCCAGAGGTGGAACTGCTAGGCCAGAGGATGTGTCTATACTCAGTTTTAGAAGATAATGACATTTTCCCCAAGTAGTTTACAGGTCAAAACAAATCGCCAGTAGTGTattgtttggggtttgttgttttgtgataGACTCTTACTATGAAGATCCACCTGACTTGATGGCAATCTTCCTGTCCCAGCTGAGCACATGGATACAGGAATCCTTCATGCTCAACTCATCAACACTAAGTTTTTGTCAGTCAAGGGAAATAGAAAACAGTGATCCATGTTTGATATGCTGTTCCCCAAATTCAGATTTGTGAAGCATCCCTTGATTTATAGTTTTAATAGATTTTATGTACTTTGTTGTGTACCTGAAAGACAGtaacttgcaggaatcagttttCCCCTTCCATCAATGTGGGTTTCACAGATGAAATTCTGGACTTCAGGCCTTTTTCCAGTCCTCTTCCAGTTTACTATCCTCTTCTGTGAAATAATGTTGtgtcttttttccattctttagTTGCTAGTGCTTGTGGGaatttctgtgtatatgcatgtctgtttgtctgtctgtttctgtgtagaAGAGGGAGATACCCATTTGAGCACAAGTCTCGGAGAGAGGTTAGTGTCTTGCCAAtagtgtgtgctgtgcatgtttAGCCAGCTGGCAGCAGTCTTCACTTCCTTACATAAACATTAACTGTCaatcatctttttgtttttgagaccgaTTTGTTAGAACTTAGTATGTAGACCAggtagcttcaaactcagatcttcctgcttctgcctcccaaattctgggattaaaagcatatactaCCATGCTACTCGATACATTTGGCTTTTTACTTtaattccagggatcaaactcgtGTCACTGGGCTTGCATGGCTCTTACAGAGCTCCCTGGCCATCAGTTTTATatgaagccaggtatggtggtgcatacctttaaatccaggactcaggaggcagaggtagatggtcTGCACGAGTTCTAGTGAAGTcctacctcaaaataaataaagtaaaaaatacattttagatgATCCAATTTgtcaaattggggggggggggtaattgttgcttataaaaaaaatcctatgtAAAAGTAGCTATCTTACTAACCTGACTGTGAGGCACTTCCAATACAGTTGAATAACTTCAGGGCACTGAACATCCTGTCCAATGCatggaaatgtttatatttatctgTCTGCAATGATGTTTGTGGGCTCAAATTGTAGCTCAGTAGTACAGCACATGTTTAGCAAGTACAAAGCCCttggtttgtttgatttcagAATCACAAGAGACATCTTAATACATCAGGGCAGTGCTAAAGCCCAATACTCTGCCACTAGGCTACATCCCTTAGGTTGTTATCTTGTTCTCCTTCCtaacaagtcacacacacacaaaagacaaaatCAAACCCAAAGGacaagaggttcagtccataaacTGAACTCTGCAAACAGGAAGACCaagaacccatataaaaaaaaaagccaagctttatggcacaggcctgtaatctcacAAGGTAGGTAGTGACTGGGTTCCTGggcttgccagccagccagcatagTCCCCAGGTCCTAGTGAGAGGTTGTCCCCAAATCCAAGATGGGAAGTCTCCTGTTAACATCCACATCCAAGGTTAGGTTGGCATTTCATTTCTGCACCCATATggaatatatgcacacacactaacattttgaaacagggtctcactaaaaaCTGTTTGGCCTGGACCTATGTGGaccagccacctgcctctgcctcttaaatgtTGCCGACATTAACTGCTTGCCCCTCACTAGGTCCtacttctttccccttcttaagacaaggtttctctgtgtggctgtcATTCAGGAATTAaatctgcagaccaggctggtctcaaaatcagagatccaaAAGCCTTTCCTTTCTGAGTGCAGGTATTggaaggcatgtgccaacactgcccgGTAGGCAGAAACTTAACTGAGTCAAATCCCCAAGCCATTGTCCATTGGCTTGTTTAGCTTCTCAAAAGAtttgggagggaagaggggggttTACCCATGTACCACTGACATGTCTGGTGTCTAGAGGCAAGGAGACAGGGCTAGACCAGTTCTCTCTAGGTATCTTGCTACCTGGCCAAGTTGAAGACCCAAGAAGACAAGCAGAGTTCATAAAGACAACCCCATCCAAGAGACCAGTTTAAGAAAGTATGAAGGCTTTGCGGGTCCGTGGCCTTCCCAATTGTCTTTTTATGATAACCCCACGGGATCACAGTCCACTGGCAGAACATCTGACATTGTTATCCCCTGCCTCAGTTTGGTGGCAACCCCGTATCCTGTGCTGTGGGGCTAGCAGTCCTAGATGTCTTGAAAACAGAACAGCTCCAGGCTCACGCCACTAATGTGGGCAGTTTCCTTCTGGAGCACCTCAGCCAGCAGAAAGCCAAGCACCCTATCATTGGAGATGTCAGGTAAAGCTCTGGGGATATACACACTAACCAAAACACCTGCTACAACACTGTCCCACCTTCCTACCACGGGGGAAAAATATGTCTACATCCATTCTCCAGAAGGAACTAGGATTCTGAAGATTTCCAGTCCACACCAAGACCACCCCCTCCAGGGTAAATTGGGGTGGCTAAGGTCAGGGCAGAATAAGGCAAGGACCATTGCTACCAGATATTACCTCCTTTAGGGGCACTGGACTCTTCATCGGTGTGGATCTCATCAAAGATGAGACCCTGAGGACACCAGCAACCGAAGAGGCAGAATATTTAGTCTCCAGGTACTTTCTCCCAAAATTAAGTTTGAAATTAAGTTGCTTTCCCAAAATGGGAAGCACTAAGAGTTCCTATATAGAGTAATGAGCCTCCAGCCAACTTCAAACACCCACTACCTTCTAATGAACCTACTTCAACCATAAACCTCCTGGAGTTTGAACATTCACATTGTAAAATTTGTTCATTTACCTACTCAATAGTAACTGACATTAGCCAGCTTATCCTCTCAAATGAGGATCAGAGATTAGTTTAGAAGTCAGGGCCAGGGCGTACTAATTGCAGTCTAAGGGCTGGGTTTGACCTTTCTAGGACAAAAACTGGGGAttcaaaaatataattctttCATACCCCTGGGTCACCAgtacctggactacatagtgataATATAGTGCTGGGTAGGTATGGTGATGTGGTGGCCTGGACTACAATCAGAGAAATTGAAGACTGGGCAATTTGGTAAAATCCTGTGAAACTTAAACTGTCATGGACGCTGGGTGGTGGcagtagcacatgtctttaatttcagGCAGAGGCAagtctcagagttcaaggccagatctacagagcaagttccacatAGACAGTGAGTGGTAGGCTCAACAAATTAAGTGTACCTTAGGTGAGGACAAGTTAATTGGCCAGAGGTAAAATAAGGTGAGTGCCTGTTCAAGGTTAGCTTCAGATAGTAAGAGGACAAGGCCTGTCTGTGAAGTACCTTGTTCTTGCAGGCTAAAGGAAAACTACATTTTACTGAGCACTGATGGCCCTGGAAGGAACATTCTGAAGTTCAAGCCTCCAATGTGCTTCAGCGTTGACAATGCACAACATGTGGTAGCAAAGCTGGATGACATTCTAACAGGTAAACTTGATAGATTCCCATCTAGCATAGATCAGCCCTTGTGTAAGTAACTAGAGCCTCCCAGCATGAGCCGGGGATCCTATAACAAGCCAAGTATCCATTAGATCAGAAAGGATGGCCTTTGTAACCAGTAGCTATTTGCACTGACTCGACATGGGCATCACCACCTATGATCCCAAAATTTGGTAGGTAGAATGGGGGGGAATCACATGTTCAAGATAATCCTGGGCTACCTACgccttatcttttttaaaatgcaagatgCCTTCGTTATCAGCCCAGCAGCGATGGCACACATCCTCaatcccagcctggtctataaagttccaagacagccaaggaccatcaaacaaagaaaccctgtctcaaaaaaccaaaagaaactgtTAATGACAGGAGCTTCATTTTATCTTCAAGATATGGGCACCCTCACATGTGAGTGGCTAAAATGGCTGGCTGGCTATAGTCAAATCCTCCCCATAACCTTTAAATCACTCAAGGTCAAGAACAGCCCAAGGTCTCCCTcaatttatttaagaaaactaCTGAACTAGAAATGACTATACACCAAAGTGGTTGTTATACAAAGCTCAgatccaaacaaaaaacaagctaCCAAGGATCCCTTCCTATTCCTGCTTGTTAGTCAACCCCTACTGCATTTTAAAATTGATACATTTCTTAAGAGGGCTCTATGTGTACACAACATTGAGTGGTGGCTTGCTATAAACAACTGCTTTTGGGCTTACAAATGGGACCATCTGTGTTAAGGAAATGATGAGACATAAGCCAATCTCTAAACTATCCCAAGCATCTTAGAAACTGAGggtaggccaggcatggtggcgcacgcctttaatcccagcacttgggaggcagaggcaggcattaCAATACATTACAATAAtgtttctgaattcgaggccagcctggtctacagagtgagttcgaggacagctagggctacagagaaaccctggggggggggggcgcaggggAGAGGAACTGAGGGTAGCAAACAATGGAGAACCAAGTAGGGCAGATCTGTGATCATTTTTCCAGACATGGAAGAAAAAGTAAGAAGTTGTGAAACACTGAGGATCAAGCACCCCCCAGGTAAGCCAGATTTGGCCCCACCTCCACCAGCAGATCCCCAACATTTCAACTTGTACTTGTTAGACTGAAACTAAGAACGTGGACTATATATAATACGTGGCAAGATGGTCTCTGCTATGGAGACAATGGGCACAAAAGGGCAGCTGAAAAGATCAGATGGGAAAACTAATAAAGGACCTCTGCTATGCTACAGGAGACCTGGCATCTCCAACACTGGGCAAGGTCTCACAGAGCATCCCACATTCACCCAggcttgggggttttgtttttcatttttatttcaaaagcttGGATAGCTTCAATATCCAGGTCGTGGCAAAATCAGGACACGTGTAAAATACCTTACAATACATTAGATTCCCAAAAGGTACCAAAAAGTACAGTAAAATTAACACTTCCATTACTGGAAATGtatgacacaaataatataaaattaaaaggtgAAAAAGGTGACACTGGTTTCCTAAGATACAGTTTTACTCTTTACAACCAGGGTCCACAGGTCCAGGCTGCAGAGCGGCAGCAGGAAACAGACCCTCCCGATCTAGAACAGGGTAACCTGGTAATAAAATCAGCCCCCTAGTGCCGCTCTGGCCTCTGAGACGCCACACGCTGCCTACAACAACTAGAGCTCTGGAATAGTAAACAGGAGAGTGATTTCTGGgggaaattttaaataagatgCACATGGGACAGGCCATAAAAGTTTGCCAAGTTAAATTTGGTACATAATTGTGTTCACTCCGCGTCCAAACAAAGCGTGTGCGGTCGTCACTCGGCCGCTCCTGCTGCCTCTCAGTATGGCTTGTAGTTATTCTGATGACCGCCACGTCGCTGGCTCTTTCCGTAATTTGTACTACCCTGACCTAGGAATAAGAACAACGTTGTGGCTACTACTTTAACATTTACCCAGTGCCAGGCGCTTGCCACACATCCTCAGAATTTAACACTACACAGCAACACCAGCTTCTTACACCTTACTGAGAAGGCTAAGCTAGAGCTTCATTCAGTAGCTCCAGTGCCTGTGCCAGGCCTGTCTGACTCCAAAGCCCCTGCTGCCAGTGGCCCCTGCACTACCTAACCTGCCTCCCCTAGGAGGAAGTAGATAGGGCCTCCCTCTCCTACTTACTGTAGTCGTAGCCGGGGCCGTAGCCGTAATAGCCATAGGGCGAGTAGTCGTAGCCGCCATAGCCCGGCCCGTAGCCCTGCTGGTAGCCGTAGCCCTGGTTCCAGTAGTTGCCGTAGCCCTGATTCCAACTCTGACTCTGACCTGTGGGGGGGAGCAGGGCACAGGGGCCCATGGACCATTTAGCACACGCAGGAGCTAGGATGGAGGAAATCCTGCCCTTTGGGTGGCGGGGTTATTACTATGGCAACTCAAAAGCCAAGAGGCTACTGTTCTGGTACAGAGGGCCCTAGGCCCAGCCTTATAATCCAGAAGGGCCAAGATGCCAGTTAACTTCACTTGTCAATACAAAAAGCTTACACTCACTCAAATCACCCTGATCACCTCCACCCTCTGATCACTTCCACCCTCCCTTGGCAGCTTTGCCTTGAAAAAGATGCAGTTCAGGCTTTGGAGTTAGAGGGGCCTGGGATGGAGGGAGCTGAGCTAAGCGCCTGGCACAGCTTTGCCTTTCTGCCCACAGCTATGTGTGTACCAAGACTCAGGACAGCCACAAAGCTAAGCATAACCCAGTGTCACCACCATTCTCTCCCAGTGCAATGCAAATATCCCATTGGCCTGGGGCCCCCAAGCTGCACAAATGAGAAAGGCTCCTTCATTTCATGAAGCCATGAGCCATAGCAGCACAAGCATACAGCCTCCACCCAAGGAAACCATTCCAACCCCACTTCacacccagccacccacccacccttcaCAGAGCACCAAAGGCAATCCCCAAGACAGGCACAGAAagctctctgcaggcaggcaAAGTCTTCATCCAGCTCCCACTTACCTCCACCACTGCCTCGGTTCCCTCGATTGCGATTTCCTCTGCCCCCAGAGCCATACTGCTGTTGCTGATACACCTCTTTGGGCTGGGCAACCTTGATTTCACACTAAAAGCCAAGAGGACACTGGGTCAAGTCCTGTGGAACAAGCTCAGGACTGGAAGGGTGGGCAGGAGGCCACTAAGGTGTTTACTCTTCTTTTCACAGAAGATACTAATCCTACTCAAATACTCTTAACAGGACAGCAAGATGACACCCACCTTACAGATAAAACAAGTGTGTGAGGCTTCACTGGAAGACATACTACCTGCTACTCTCTTAAGCATTGGTCAACTACTGATAGGCTTTATTTCTAAATCAAAACAAGACCCAGTCAGACTTTTATGCCTGAAAACTTTTGAGGAGGGTGTACATGCTTcaaaagaatatgttttaaagGCAGTCCTGACATactcccattaaaaaaaaaaaaaaaaaaaggtaaaaaatgaGCTGgccatggcacatgcctttagtctcatctcactgggaggtagaaacaggcagaaCTCTtcaagtttgagatcagcctggtttTGTAtagggcagccagggcagcagTACGATGATCTCTCAAAAGGGGGTGGAAAGATAAACTTTATCTCCCTATCAAGCTATGACTTCTATTTCATCTGAATTAAAGATGCTGAATAATTTGAGTATTTACTTCTAAGACCCATCAGCAGTTTTCACTACCATAGAGGCTCAAAGCTCTTCCTACTACTTCACattagggcacacacacacacacacacacacacaaaagtcacTGCTCACTAGAGTAACTAAAATTGCCTGCTTTATTTAATCCAACCCAAGCTTTTTAAAACTCGCAAAGACAATGACAAAGAATCTATCTGGAACCCCAGCCGAGCTCAGTGGGCTGACAGTTCTCTAGTAAGCTCCACTCAGCCACAGCCAGCCACACCTTCAATTCTAATCAACTTCAAGTCTATTATCCCACTAACGTACCACGCCACTAAACAAGACACCtgacacgcctctaatcccagcactccagaggcagaagcaggcgatttctgaggccagcctggtctacaaagtaagttccaggacagccaggattatacagagaaacccggtctcgaagaaaaaaaaaaacccatgactCCATTTGCAGGATCCCAGGAAGCTTTTAGGTCTTTGCCTAAAATAGGGTTGACTACAGCAGCAAAGCTTCCTCTGAATCAAGAAAAACTATCAGGATGGAAACCTATTCTAAGTTCCAGAAAACTGACcactgcactcgggaggcagaggcaggcggatttctgagtttgaagccagcctggtctacaaagtgagttccaggacagccagggctacacagagaaacaaaaaaagaccacTGCAAGTCTCATAACCTCTAACACTGAAGCATCTAGTCAACAACAGCTCTATTCACAGAAACCAGGCTTTCTCTTTGCCTCCTATATAcctgctgttttcatttttattaatggtCCTTGTAAGTACAGTATatggtgcctacagaagccacCGAAGAGCATCAGATCCGTTGAAAAATGTGTGGTTATAGGTTAtaataggtggttgtgagcctctgtggGTGTTAGAGAAGGACCAGGGTCCTCCTGAAGAGCCAGCTGTTTCCAGTCCAGCATTTAAGGGCCAGACCATCTAT
Above is a genomic segment from Mus caroli chromosome 11, CAROLI_EIJ_v1.1, whole genome shotgun sequence containing:
- the Phykpl gene encoding 5-phosphohydroxy-L-lysine phospho-lyase isoform X2, with the protein product MAADTRAKAVTLDLRRRLLSSSCRLFFPEDPVKIIRGQGQYLYDEQGREYLDCINNVAHVGHCHPTVVQAAHEQNLVLNTNSRYLHDNIVDYAQRLSETLPEQLSVFYFLNSGSEANDLALRLARQYTGHQDVVVLDHAYHGHLSSLIDISPYKFRNLGGQKEWVHVAPLPDTYRGPYREDHPNPAEAYANEVKHVISSAQEKGRKIAAFFAESLPSVSGQIIPPAGYFSQVAEHIRRAGGLFVADEIQVGFGRIGKHFWAFQLEGEDFVPDIVTMGKSIGNGHPVACMATTQAVSRAFEATGVEYFNTFGGNPVSCAVGLAVLDVLKTEQLQAHATNVGSFLLEHLSQQKAKHPIIGDVRGTGLFIGVDLIKDETLRTPATEEAEYLVSRLKENYILLSTDGPGRNILKFKPPMCFSVDNAQHVVAKLDDILTDMEEKVRSCETLRIKHPPGQQDDTHLTDKTSV
- the Phykpl gene encoding 5-phosphohydroxy-L-lysine phospho-lyase isoform X1, translating into MAADTRAKAVTLDLRRRLLSSSCRLFFPEDPVKIIRGQGQYLYDEQGREYLDCINNVAHVGHCHPTVVQAAHEQNLVLNTNSRYLHDNIVDYAQRLSETLPEQLSVFYFLNSGSEANDLALRLARQYTGHQDVVVLDHAYHGHLSSLIDISPYKFRNLGGQKEWVHVAPLPDTYRGPYREDHPNPAEAYANEVKHVISSAQEKGRKIAAFFAESLPSVSGQIIPPAGYFSQVAEHIRRAGGLFVADEIQVGFGRIGKHFWAFQLEGEDFVPDIVTMGKSIGNGHPVACMATTQAVSRAFEATGVEYFNTFGGNPVSCAVGLAVLDVLKTEQLQAHATNVGSFLLEHLSQQKAKHPIIGDVRGTGLFIGVDLIKDETLRTPATEEAEYLVSRLKENYILLSTDGPGRNILKFKPPMCFSVDNAQHVVAKLDDILTDMEEKVRSCETLRIKHPPGKPDLAPPPPADPQHFNLYLLD
- the Phykpl gene encoding 5-phosphohydroxy-L-lysine phospho-lyase isoform X3; translated protein: MAADTRAKAVTLDLRRRLLSSSCRLFFPEDPVKIIRGQGQYLYDEQGREYLDCINNVAHVGHCHPTVVQAAHEQNLVLNTNSRYLHDNIVDYAQRLSETLPEQLSVFYFLNSGSEANDLALRLARQYTGHQDVVVLDHAYHGHLSSLIDISPYKFRNLGGQKEWVHVAPLPDTYRGPYREDHPNPAEAYANEVKHVISSAQEKGRKIAAFFAESLPSVSGQIIPPAGYFSQVAEHIRRAGGLFVADEIQVGFGRIGKHFWAFQLEGEDFVPDIVTMGKSIGNGHPVACMATTQAVSRAFEATGVEYFNTFGGNPVSCAVGLAVLDVLKTEQLQAHATNVGSFLLEHLSQQKAKHPIIGDVRLKENYILLSTDGPGRNILKFKPPMCFSVDNAQHVVAKLDDILTDMEEKVRSCETLRIKHPPGKPDLAPPPPADPQHFNLYLLD